In one window of Rhinoderma darwinii isolate aRhiDar2 chromosome 7, aRhiDar2.hap1, whole genome shotgun sequence DNA:
- the BSND gene encoding barttin, with product MAEDKTFRYGLIVLGFFLIMIGMFIMSVDKPQIYITFCCMGVLLVFLGITWSICQCYPKITFVPVDMETVPFSEKSPAFTNTEIPQKQWSTTPYTSSKDAEQYEATLPSYEQIQIKVEELGEDKLVESVPPLPQSMSGDSKPKVQAKVEIHSNSVYQKEHAMAEVNCQSAPLASLKEDTNLTASDDGRSSTSSLYSNDDWKNERPQMGNTTTQLQSPISGAGIDLMDAPVYEGTKIPLSCEAVHPEEKSEIYQRPHHGDYNGGKKELGNVSFTLGPTQDSEIDDLYYGIKDETESLMPGDESDFDH from the exons ATGGCAGAGGATAAAACATTCCGCTATGGGCTCATTGTCCTGGGATTTTTCTTGATTATGATTGGCATGTTCATTATGAGTGTGGATAAACCCCAGATATACATCACATTCTGCTGTATGGGGGTGTTGCTGGTGTTTCTAGGGATCACCTGGAGCATCTGTCAGTGCTACCCCAAG ATCACATTTGTCCCGGTGGATATGGAAACGGTCCCATTTTCCGAGAAGTCTCCTGCATTTACTAATACTGAAATCCCACAGAAGCAGTG GTCTACTACACCTTACACAAGCAGTAAGGATGCTGAGCAATATGAAGCCACCCTACCATCATATGAGCAAATTCAAATCAAAGTGGAGGAGCTTGGAGAAGATAAGTTAGTTGAATCAGTCCCTCCTTTACCGCAGTCAATGTCGGGGGATTCAAAGCCAAAGGTTCAGGCCAAGGTAGAGATACACAGCAACTCAGTCTACCAGAAGGAGCATGCGATGGCCGAAGTCAACTG TCAATCTGCACCCCTTGCCTCTCTTAAAGAGGACACCAACCTGACAGCATCTGATGATGGCAGAAGTagcacttcatctctttacagcaatGATGACTGGAAGAATGAAAGGCCACAGATGGGGAACACTACCACTCAGTTACAAAGTCCCATCTCCGGAGCCGGAATTGACCTCATGGATGCACCTGTATATGAGGGAACCAAAATCCCATTGTCCTGTGAAGCAGTCCATCCAGAGGAGAAAAGTGAAATCTATCAACGTCCCCACCATGGTGACTATAATGGCGGTAAAAAAGAATTAgggaatgtctcatttacactaggTCCTACCCAGGACTCTGAGATTGATGATCTATATTATGGAATAAAGGATGAGACAGAGAGTTTAATGCCAGGGGATGAATCAGACTTTGATCATTGA